A DNA window from Fusarium fujikuroi IMI 58289 draft genome, chromosome FFUJ_chr11 contains the following coding sequences:
- a CDS encoding related to 3-oxoacyl-[acyl-carrier-protein] reductase has protein sequence MAGALPRRELDLIGKVAVISGASRGIGRAIAFNLASRGCSILGTCVSEKGVEALSTGLNDEVTDRVYKATSRERPSGQQIKGILADVFSPDCAKAIAEAIQESFKGQVDILVNSAGDPMPGVIGQMTTEEIQRSLLGNVQAPVQIVEELVRRKFFQPNSRIIYISSVRSRLPWADQLMYAAGKSAGESLCRTWSQAFGGKDERYAFMAGTTANAVTAGLTETDAVMDCGTEVVKTFQDEFFPLQSIPKFGQPEDVADVVGMLCGNDGRWITGSVISASGGCIKMQ, from the coding sequence ATGGCAGGAGCCTTGCCTCGCAGAGAGCTTGATCTCATTGGCAAAGTCGCAGTAATCAGCGGTGCATCACGCGGCATTGGTCGCGCTATCGCCTTCAACCTGGCTTCACGAGGATGCTCTATCCTTGGTACCTGCGTCAGTGAAAAAGGCGTCGAAGCCTTATCAACAGGCTTGAACGATGAGGTCACCGACCGTGTTTACAAAGCGACATCTAGAGAGCGTCCATCAGGTCAACAAATCAAAGGAATCCTAGCTGATGTCTTCTCCCCCGACTGCGCCAAAGCAATTGCCGAGGCTATCCAGGAGTCATTCAAGGGTCAAGTCGACATCCTTGTGAACTCAGCTGGTGACCCGATGCCTGGAGTTATCGGCCAAATGACTACAGAAGAGATCCAACGAAGTCTTCTAGGCAACGTCCAAGCCCCAGTGCAAATCGTCGAAGAACTTGTGCGCCGAAAGTTCTTCCAGCCTAACAGCCGTATAATCTACATATCATCAGTGCGATCGCGCCTCCCATGGGCCGACCAACTCATGTACGCCGCTGGAAAATCGGCCGGCGAGTCGCTGTGCCGAACATGGTCACAGGCTTTTGGTGGAAAGGATGAGCGATACGCTTTCATGGCAGGGACTACTGCGAATGCTGTTACAGCTGGTTTGACGGAAACCGACGCTGTTATGGATTGCGGAACCGAGGTGGTCAAGACCTTTCAGGATGAATTCTTTCCCTTGCAGAGTATACCCAAGTTCGGACAGCCCGAGGACGTGGCTGATGTTGTTGGGATGCTCTGTGGCAATGATGGAAGGTGGATTACAGGATCTGTTATTAGTGCGAGTGGTGGCTGCATCAAGATGCAATAA